The Oculatellaceae cyanobacterium genomic sequence TTGAGTGGAATACCTCAAAAGGCAAAACCACTGGAGAAGTTAAACAGAAGCTAACATCACCTACAGACATTCAAGGACATCATGTCGCCGCTTCCAAAGAGCACCCAGAATATTTAGTAGAAAGCGATAAAACAGGCAAACCTGTGGCTCACAAAGCAGATGCGTTGCACAAGATTGAGGAGTAAATTTAACTAAGGATTTTGGGAAGTGCGATCGCCTATTTTTAGTTAACAACAACTAAATTATCCCCGCAACAGAACATCCTGCCTACTCATGAATAGTTCCATCTGGCATAATTGCGCCCCTAAGAGTTGCCTGATGCCAATCTGTTGCTTCCAAGTATGCTCCCCGCATACTAGCACCAGTTAAGTCTGCACCACGCATTGCTGTGACATTTAAATTCGCTCCCCAAAGAAAAGCACCCCGCAAACTTGCTGCATTCAAATTAGCACCATGCAGGTTCGCCATATTCAGATTTGCGCCAGTCAAATCTGCCGCACTCATATCAGTGGCACTTAGATCTGCTTTACTTAAATTTGCTTCACAAAAATCTGCTTTTGTCAAGGAGCATCCATGCAAATTAGCTGCGTGTAAATTTGAGCGAGCTAAAAGCGCCACTCGCAATTGAGCGAATTTTAGGTTAGTTGCTGTCAAATTTGCGCCACTCAAGTTTGCACCACTAAGCTTGGCACCAGTGAGATTAACCCCGTCTAAGTCCACTCCATTCAAATCTACCCCATTCAAATAAGCTTCACTTAGTTGTACTCCATTAAGTATGGCTCCTCGCAGCAAAGCACCACTCAATCTAGCACCACTCAAGTTAGCCCAACTGAGGTTAGCATTTACTAAATTCGCTGAACGCAAGTTAATTCCGCGTAAGTCTGCGCCGCATAAATTAACACCGCACAAATTAGCTAAACCCAGATTTACCCCTGTGAGAATAGCACCACTTAGTTTTGTGCCTACTAGCAAAGACTTAACTAAGTAAGCTCCCTTCAAGTTAGCCTTAGTTAAGTCTGCCTCAGTCAGTCTTGCCTGGTTTACCTTGGCAAAGCTCAAATCTGCTCGGTATAAAGATGCCCCACTCAGATTAGCTCCTTTAAGATTGGCACGACTGAGGTTGGCAGTTGCCAAGTATGCCCTAGATAAATTAATGCCTACTAAGTTCGCTTTTTCGAGATTCGCCCCGATTAAGTTTACTTCACTAAATTCTCTTTCCCCGGCGGCATAACGCCTCAGCAGTTCATCAGCGTCCATCTAACTACCCCCGCTCGGCTCCAGTAATTTTGTATAATTCTATATTTCCCAAATTTATCTCACAAAGTGCGCTCTCGTGTTATTAAGTTTTTCCGATTTAAACTTCAACAATCTCAATAAAAGTTTGAGTTCCCCATCTCAACTGTAAAAGTGATATTAATCAGGATAGCAAGATTAATAAGATCGTGAGCGTTCAAATTGCTGGTTGAAACCGCAGGGGGGTATCCCAGCAGAAAGACAAAGAATTTGACGGCTTTTGTCACCAATCTGAAAATATGCAACTTAAATGTTTATTAGCTGATATCCTCAATGCTTCTCAAGCTTAACTTTTAACTATAAGTGTGTGTTTCTCCTTGAGGCATAATAGTTCCGCCTAATTCAGCGTCGCGCAGATTAACGTGATTCAAATTAGCATCAATTAGAACTGCTTCGGTTAAAATCGCTCCAATTAAGTTTGACCAGCAGAGGTTCGCCCTTGTCAATTTTGCCCTAGTAAGATCAGCACCGCGCAAAGTTGTCCAACTCACCTGTGCTGCTCTTAAGTTAGCCCCGTTGAGAATAGCTTTAGTCAGATTTGTCCCACTGATTTTGGCGCGGCTCAACTCTGCTTGAGTAAAGTTAGCACCAGTAGCATTGGCTCCATTCAAAATAGCATTAGTGAGGTTTGCTCCCTCCAAATTAGCTCCCGTCAAAATGGCATTGGATAGGTTTGCTCCCTCCAAATTAGCTCCCATCAAAATGGCATTAGTGAGGTTAGCTCGACATAAGGCACAATCCATTAGTTTAGCTTGGCTTAAGTCAGCATCCCGCAAAACAGTTTCATTTAATAAGGCTCGACTTAGGTTAGCTCGATTTAGGTTAGCTAGGCTGAGATTAGCAGCTCGTAAGCTGGCATCAGTTAAATTAGCTTCGCTCAAGTTAGCACTTTGTAAATTCGCAGAAATTAAGTTAGCTTCACTTAAGTTAGCTTTCAGGGTGGCTTTAGTGAGATTTGCTTCCCGTAAATTAATACCTTTTAATAATGCTCCAGTGAAATTGCTACCGCTGAGGTCGGCTGATCTAAAGTTGACTTCGCTGAGGTCAACTTTTTGGAGATCAGCCCCGATTAAGGAAATTTCTCGAAAATCTCTTTCACCAGCAGCATATCTCTGAAGTAGTTCATCCGCATTCATCATTAGTTGCCCTTACGTTGATTTGATCATTACACAATTAATACTCTGCTCTTGAAGTGGTGTGGAATTCTAGTGGAATTATCGTTAATTAACCTTAGTTCCGTGTAAATAGCAATGCAAAGACTCAGGCATTTTGAGACAATCAAAAACAAGTGTCCGTAGATAGAGGCGGGCTAATCCTGTCCTAATTACTCAGTAGTTCTGAAACGGACAAGGGAAATCCACAGTTTGCATAGGAAGATTACAGAATGCCAGACAACTTGAGAAGCCAAGAAGTTACCCAAGGCGTACAGCGATCGCCTAATAGAGCTATGTTACGTGCTGTTGGTTTTGGCGATCAAGATTTTACTAAACCAATTGTCGGTCTAGCTAATGGCTTCAGCACAATTACCCCTTGCAATATGGGGCTAAATGAGTTGGCTGCTCGTGCTGAAGCTGGATTGCGCTCCTCTGGTGCTATGCCCCAAATGTTTGGCACGATTACCATCAGTGATGGCATCTCGATGGGAACTGAAGGGATGAAATAT encodes the following:
- a CDS encoding DUF2945 domain-containing protein; translated protein: MSDQIKKGDKVEWNTSKGKTTGEVKQKLTSPTDIQGHHVAASKEHPEYLVESDKTGKPVAHKADALHKIEE
- a CDS encoding pentapeptide repeat-containing protein — encoded protein: MDADELLRRYAAGEREFSEVNLIGANLEKANLVGINLSRAYLATANLSRANLKGANLSGASLYRADLSFAKVNQARLTEADLTKANLKGAYLVKSLLVGTKLSGAILTGVNLGLANLCGVNLCGADLRGINLRSANLVNANLSWANLSGARLSGALLRGAILNGVQLSEAYLNGVDLNGVDLDGVNLTGAKLSGANLSGANLTATNLKFAQLRVALLARSNLHAANLHGCSLTKADFCEANLSKADLSATDMSAADLTGANLNMANLHGANLNAASLRGAFLWGANLNVTAMRGADLTGASMRGAYLEATDWHQATLRGAIMPDGTIHE
- a CDS encoding pentapeptide repeat-containing protein, with the protein product MMNADELLQRYAAGERDFREISLIGADLQKVDLSEVNFRSADLSGSNFTGALLKGINLREANLTKATLKANLSEANLISANLQSANLSEANLTDASLRAANLSLANLNRANLSRALLNETVLRDADLSQAKLMDCALCRANLTNAILMGANLEGANLSNAILTGANLEGANLTNAILNGANATGANFTQAELSRAKISGTNLTKAILNGANLRAAQVSWTTLRGADLTRAKLTRANLCWSNLIGAILTEAVLIDANLNHVNLRDAELGGTIMPQGETHTYS